One genomic segment of Impatiens glandulifera chromosome 6, dImpGla2.1, whole genome shotgun sequence includes these proteins:
- the LOC124941345 gene encoding CDK5RAP1-like protein has product MSSSLSSLSSILHHPHCAFRIRIPGRCSLLKFPSKNPHSTSYRFCLRAQQQQRPLSRTFSVESFRSFSHLHRFQSDNPEIKTLHHFIAQAATLTATSEVEPDVPSPSEVPSRGRIYHETFGCQMNVNDMEIVLSIMKKDGYNEIVQVPESAEIIFINTCAIRDNAEQKVWQRLNYFWFLKRQWKSNVATGRSQSVHPPKVVVMGCMAERLKEKILDSDKMVDVVCGPDAYRDLPRLLEEVDYGQKGINTLLSLEETYADITPVRISKNSTTAFVSVMRGCNNMCSFCIVPFTRGRERSRPVESIVKEVGELCKEGVKEVTLLGQNVNSYNDISNIELGESWKYSDGFSSTCKVKNVGLRFADLLDRLASEYPEMRFRYTSPHPKDFPDELLYVMRDRYNICKSIHLPAQSGNSLVLERMRRGYTREAYLDLVQKIRSIIPDMGISSDFICGFCGETEEQHEDTISLVKEVSYDMAYMFAYSMREKTHANRNYEDDVPDDVKQRRLSHLIEAFRESTGQCFESQIGTVQLVLVEGPNKRAPDTALIGKSDRGHRVSFSIHPIPDRDHVDGERIPKVGDFVEVHIVRSTKASLYGDALAITKLSTFHNNNNIHDQEDACSAASC; this is encoded by the exons ATGTCATCCTCTCTATCTTCTCTTTCCTCTATACTGCACCATCCTCACTGCGCCTTCCGTATTAGAATCCCTGGACGATGTTCCCTTCTCAAGTTTCCTTCAAAGAATCCCCATTCCACCTCCTACCGCTTCTGTCTTCGTGCGCAGCAGCAGCAGCGTCCTCTCAGCCGGACCTTTTCTGTGGAATCCTTCAGAAGCTTCTCTCATCTCCACCGCTTTCAATCGGACAATCCAGAAATCAAAACCCTCCACCATTTCATTGCCCAAGCTGCCACTCTCACTGCTACTTCTGAAGTAGAGCCCGA cGTGCCGTCACCTTCTGAAGTTCCATCCAGAGGACGTATTTATCATGAAACTTTTGGTTGCCAAATGAATGTTAATGACATGGAGATCGTCTTATCTATCATGAAAAAAGACGGTTACAATGAAATTGTGCAGGTTCCAGAAAGTGCAGAGATCATTTTTATCAATACTTGTGCTATAAGAGATAATGCGGAACAAAAGGTATGGCAGAGGCTGAATTACTTTTGGTTTTTAAAGAGACAATGGAAAAGCAATGTTGCAACAGGAAGATCACAATCTGTCCATCCTCCAAAAGTAGTTGTAATGGGCTGCATGGCTGAAAGGTTAAAGGAAAAGATATTGGATTCAGACAAGATGGTAGATGTTGTATGTGGTCCTGATGCTTATCGAGACTTGCCCCGATTGTTAGAAGAGGTAGACTATGGTCAAAAGGGGATAAACACGTTACTTTCCCTAGAAGAAACATATGCCGACATCACTCCTGTCCGTATTTCCAAAAACTCAACCACGGCTTTTGTCTCGGTTATGAGAGGTTGCAATAACATGTGTTCATTTTGCATTGTCCCCTTCACTAGAGGTCGAGAGCGGTCGCGACCTGTTGAATCTATTGTTAAGGAAGTGGGAGAGCTTTGTAAAGAGGGGGTGAAAGAGGTAACACTTCTCGGTCAGAACGTGAATAGCTATAATGATATTTCCAATATTGAACTCGGTGAAAGTTGGAAGTATAGTGATGGTTTTTCCAGTACTTGCAAAGTGAAAAATGTTGGTTTGCGATTTGCTGATCTCTTGGACCGTTTAGCTTCCGAGTATCCTGAAATGCGATTCAGGTATACTTCCCCACACCCGAAAGATTTTCCAGATGAGTTGCTTTATGTAATGCGAGACAGGTACAATATCTGCAAAAGTATCCACTTGCCAGCTCAATCAGGGAACAGTTTGGTTCTTGAGAGGATGCGTCGCGGATATACTCGAGAAGCATATTTAGATCTTGTGCAAAAGATCCGCTCCATTATTCCAGATATGGGGATAAGCAGTGATTTCATATGTG GTTTCTGTGGAGAAACGGAGGAGCAACATGAAGACACAATAAGCCTGGTAAAGGAGGTTAGTTATGACATGGCATACATGTTTGCTTACAGCATGAGAGAAAAAACCCACGCCAACAGAAATTATGAAGATGATGTGCCTGATGATGTAAAGCAGAGGCGACTGAGTCATCTCATCGAGGCTTTCCGTGAGAGCACAGGTCAATGTTTCGAATCCCAAATTGGAACCGTTCAGCTTGTGTTGGTTGAAGGCCCCAATAAGAGAGCTCCCGATACAGCATTGATTGGGAAGAGTGATAGGGGCCATAGAGTTTCCTTCTCCATTCATCCCATCCCAGATCGGGATCATGTTGATGGGGAACGTATTCCCAAAGTTGGGGACTTTGTTGAAGTCCATATTGTGAGATCAACTAAAGCTTCACTTTATGGTGATGCTCTTGCTATTACAAAGTTGAGCACTTTTCACAACAACAATAATATACATGATCAAGAAGATGCATGTAGCGCTGCCAGTTGTTGA
- the LOC124942138 gene encoding uncharacterized protein LOC124942138, whose protein sequence is MFFTAIRCMAKKPKPKMKPIELKTPPEQNQTITRAVFDILKEHGPLTIADTWQRVMEVGGTGVTSKSHMKTVVRWMRERQKLRLICNHVGPHKQFLYTTWFTKSKPDQTRSRNESSQPRH, encoded by the exons ATGTTTTTCACTGCAATTAGGTGTATGGCAAAGAAGCCCAAGCCAAAAATGAAACCAATTGAGCTAAAAACACCACCAGAGCAGAATCAAACAATTACTAGAGCTGTTTTTGATATCTTGAAGGAGCATGGTCCTCTTACCATTGCTGACACATGGCAACGCGTAATG GAAGTTGGTGGTACAGGGGTGACAAGCAAGAGCCATATGAAAACAGTAGTTAGATGGATGCGGGAGAGGCAGAAACTGAGATTGATATGCAACCACGTTGGACCGCATAAGCAGTTTTTGTACACCACTTGGTTCACAAAATCGAAGCCAGACCAGACAAGAAGTAGGAATGAATCTTCACAGCCAAGACATTGA